CGTTCCTCCCGCTCTGCAGCAGCTGGAGGTCCCCGCGGCCCTGCCCGCGAAGGAAGAAGTCGAGGCAGCTCAGGATCTCGCGCATCTGGTCCTGGCAGGTGGCCGCGATCTCCTGCACCCGCCGCAGCTCCCGGGAGTTGCAGAAGATCAGGGAGAGGTCGGACGTGATGGTGACGGCCCCTCCGGCGGtggccacccccagccccacggcCGACGCCAGCAGAGAGGCCCCCAGGGTGACGGGGCTGAGCGAGAGTCCCACGATGGCTGCGACCGCGCCCGCCGCGCTCAGCGAGCTGCCCGCCACGTTGGCCGCCAGGGAACGCCGGCGGAGGCGCTCGAGGCGCCGGGCCACCTCGCGCAGGCGCAGCAGTTGCCCGTGCAGCATGCCGCGGCGGTCCAGCAACAGGCCCTGGAAGCGGCGCAGCGCGTCCGCGCCCTGCAGCTCCCGGGCCTCCGGCCCCTCCATGCCCTGCGGGGACACGACACGCGATTAGCCCGGAGTCAAGCACAACAGCTGCTTCCACCCAAGGGGAAACGGGTCATTTTCCAGTGAGTCATGTGTCAAGTTCTGAAAGACCCGTTCTATAATCTGGGACAAGTCCTCCAGTTCTCAGGACCTTAAATCCGAGTAAGCCAATAGGAACAATGCTCTTGTCCGCTTTTTCTCCCAGGGTACGCCAAGGATGGATTTTCTTATCTGTTAAATAAGGGAGTGGTGGTATTAGAAGTCCACTGCAATATTGAGGCCTCTTCTCTGAAAGGTGACACTTTGCAAGCCTTACGTTGGTACCCCTTTACAAGGCCCTTTCCTTACATGAAGACTGGGATCCTAAGAGTTTTGCAATACTCTTATTGCAAAAGGGttgttgtcttctttttctctctgatgaGTGAAAAACACAAGTCACCAAAAACTCAAAAATCACACCATCTATCAAGTGTAAGGAAACTAATCTTTCTAAGTTAGATGCTCACCTGAAGCAACtcttctgcttgttttttttccctgtctctTATCTTAGAAGCAAGACTAAGATGTGGCTTGTGCCACTTCTTCTAATTAGAGCTCATCGGGTCTTcagaaatttcattctttgatgtgtacttaattaaaaataaattacattagaTTAACACCACTATGTCCCTTTATTATGAAAGCTTCCTTTAAAAGTGAGGAACGATTTTAAAagtggccaaaaattttttaacaacTCACTGAGGGCTACCTGTACCAAGTTGAAATGAAGCCAATTGAAGATGACTGACAGAGAGAACTGTACATCCTGGGTAAAAGTACATCCTTCCTAGTTGCCAAAAATCCCTCCCTTCACATCCACTGTACTCCTTATTATCAGGAACTTCTTGGAAGAGGCACAGAAGCCACAGAAATGGAAGATTTCACTACTGTGAGATATCAGGGCAGAAATCATCATTCTCAACTGGAAGATGAGGAAATCGAAACACAGACACATTCTAGATGCAGCTGATTCTTCAGAGCCCAGTCTAGAATCTTGGTCTCCTGACTCCTAAGTCTTCACTTTACTTGCATGCCTCCATAATTCCACCCACCACTGACAAATTTACAGATAAAGACACCTCTGAGCAAAATGAGACAAAGTTACTCAAAATACATAACAGACCAAGGATATAACCCCAGTATTACAAGTCCAATGGCTATTTTTCAGACAGCATCCCTCTGGCCTCCCCACTTACCATTCACTTCGGGCTATCTCCGGGAAAGGAAAATCTGAGGCTGTTTCTGGATGAGCACGCTTTATAGTTCCAGAGAGCCAATGACTGCACTGGGAAAGCCTTGTCTCATTCTGAGAATTTGCCATTTCCTGTCCTGGCCCCTGCTGCCTCCATCCAGAAGGATGTGACATGGTGGAAAATGACACACCAGCCTCGCAGCACATCCCGTATTTAGGAAATGAACATTGTGTGTTCGCTTTCCTCCAAATGCAGGAAAAGAACCACAGGCTCTTCCCCAACTTGAAACAAGTGTTGTCATTGTCCCAGGGGGCATACcctgcctttcctctcctctcctgagaATAGCTAATGACGTTATCTGGTAGGACATCTAACGCACCCCAGACTGACCAATTATAGTGTTTCTTGAGAGCCTACCATtacaaaatcactttttaaaaagaaaaaggaaggaggggatTCTCTTGTGTCTAACAGAGCCACTCACAACCCACTCCTGTGTTTTAAGAGAAGCACCGTGAATCTGTGAGCATTTGAAACACGTGATTCACTCTGCGCGCAGCCCTCAGAATGCAATGCCACGCCCACAGGAAGTGCTGCGTGCAGTTTGGGGCATCTCCAGCTGTGGAGAAGATATCGGAGGTCCCAGAAAGGGCGGGCACACCTCAAGCCAAATGCGTCAGAAGAATCAATGGGGTTAGGCTGCACAAGGAGCTAATTATACGCTTTCAACAGCAGCAGGGATTCGGCTTCCTGGGTTTTCATCTGAAGCAGCAATTGTAGCCCAGGCAATAGTTATATGAATGCATTCTACCCCTCGTAATGAAGCACGGGCTGAAGGGCAATTTTCTGGATCATTCGGGAGAGGAAAACGTGTATAGCATCTGCGGACGCTTTCTGGGGCAATCACATAGGTGGAGGCAGTTCAGCCTGGAAGCTTCCTACCACAGGGTCCCAGATATCTCATCCTTCTTCTAACACTCTTACCTTCAAATAAGGAAGGCCAAA
The Globicephala melas chromosome 10, mGloMel1.2, whole genome shotgun sequence genome window above contains:
- the APOLD1 gene encoding apolipoprotein L domain-containing protein 1 isoform X2, whose translation is MEGPEARELQGADALRRFQGLLLDRRGMLHGQLLRLREVARRLERLRRRSLAANVAGSSLSAAGAVAAIVGLSLSPVTLGASLLASAVGLGVATAGGAVTITSDLSLIFCNSRELRRVQEIAATCQDQMREILSCLDFFLRGQGRGDLQLLQSGRNASIALYNSVYFIVFFGSRGFLIPRRAEGATRISQAVLKAKIQKLAESLESCTGALDKLSEQLESRVQLYTKSSRGHDLKISANQSAGLFF
- the APOLD1 gene encoding apolipoprotein L domain-containing protein 1 isoform X1, translated to MGMEGPEARELQGADALRRFQGLLLDRRGMLHGQLLRLREVARRLERLRRRSLAANVAGSSLSAAGAVAAIVGLSLSPVTLGASLLASAVGLGVATAGGAVTITSDLSLIFCNSRELRRVQEIAATCQDQMREILSCLDFFLRGQGRGDLQLLQSGRNASIALYNSVYFIVFFGSRGFLIPRRAEGATRISQAVLKAKIQKLAESLESCTGALDKLSEQLESRVQLYTKSSRGHDLKISANQSAGLFF